The segment TCCAGTACCTCCCCTCATCCGGCCGGCTCCTGTTCATCGCCGGTACGCCGATCGACGTCGCTGTCTtctccggcatcgcagcggcaaggtcaTCCTCGGCATCGCCTTCTCTCCACCCGAACACCGCCGGtgtccgtcgtcgtcttcaccgTTCATCCTCGACGATCGACGTCCCATCGTTCGCCCGACTCGTCGTCTCGCTgtgccgccatcgtcgtcggcatcgcagcggcgtgttccacgccgccctcgcctccgtgcagctgctgccggctgccctcgtcgcctcctcgcaggccccggtcgtcgtcgtcgtcgtcctctcgtcgttcccggtcgtcgtggcgttcgtccctccgtcaagccgcgTCCGTTCGTCGCCCGTGCTCCGTCAAGTTGCTgcagcctcgtcgtcgtcttcgtcctcggctccgcgtcgtcaagcgtTGTGCTGGCCACGTCTCGCCTtagtccaaggatcgccgctgAAGTCCTTCCCTTGCCGTTCGCCTCCATCGTCCCAAGCCGTCTCCGCCGTacccgttcgtcgtcgtcgtgccgcgCCTCGTCGCATGGTGGTAAGGGTCTCtcccccgtcctcgtcctttcagTGTCGCCcatgcccgttgtgcggttgtcgaccccggtacccgtgtaccggtgtcggtagtcgttcgcttgtgcgtgtggtgactgtgttagtgtgcccgctcggtagccgcgtggtttccacgtgtgcagcccgcgtggtgtccagtggagtccgtttgtcggccactcacctcggttgacacacggggtccgcttccgtcgacccgtggaccatctctgtgtactcggtctaccgcggtcctttaggttgacgtgtggggtccgcatgtcaacagcgcagccttcctgtcttttcctgGCTAGCGCTtccacatgttttatagttgtaaaacctaattataataatccgtaaatctccatgtaacagcattaaacttcggatgatcatatcttggtcatacgaactccgaatcgaaccgttcaagtctcctaatgtttgttataacctaaagaaccatgtgctttatttttatgtattgttattgcttctttataggcttgtagctttgcttgtgtgcttcgcgtagcttctgtcgttccgaaggttctcgaagcgtggtttgcggtcgtcgccgaaggttcggaaggccgttgtctctaagcaaggcaagtcacatcatccttgagcatattgaatcccagtttataaaattattttgatttaaattaatgcattatcactttatttaaattcccgcgttatcactgctttatttagccatgcctattttcctttgttatgaccttattattattgctattgttattattaccttgttcaccctagaataaacaaaaccccaactagtgggtactctattcatggttccactagtatgaatttaggtagatgcttcgctgattaattatgcaacattaggtggttttataactttagactttgggaattctcatatcatttgtaCAGTATGGAATGGCtggcttatgttggaattggacacacacacctccccctcttttcaaaacccccaaaacggttttaggctgggctcgaggtgtgTGGTTGGGTTCTGTTAGTCGTACCTCGGGTACTAttaggattaagctcgggcctgtgttgcaaagcactaccgtacttccacatgtctagtgggtaaggcttagtttgtggctcagtctggttataaacaaaggtACACAGATGGAGATGGACAAAGTCGAgtgtcgatggacatctctaggacaaatgaaggctacatgagctgcggcccggtagtcgagatgtcatggcacagggctggtgtcctgctgctaggggctcaatcctacCTACCTGTCTCGGAGGTTTcagccgtaggtggggttgggtcggtactcttgtctatggctaggatgggttggaaactatgtcatgtcttccgtccgtatgccgtggtggtatgtggcacgtggttacacgtgaggaagacatgtcttgtgggtaaagatgtacacctctgatcagagtataacctattcgaatagccgcgccctcggttatgggcaagcctagcaatgtacccaagttagtgttttaaattcttaaaacctgcttaataactaaaatgtggaatggttggcctgggttggcttgggacgagctgggacccagggtcaggttgccagttcggtctgaatcatcgtaggccttgggttaaggcaggttcgtgtgggtccacggccttgattaataatattgtatagctctaggatcgtgtttacaaagtagctttgagcaactaagtgtcttttaatgccgtttactgcaaaccctaaccccctatattataactcccttgtactcctttgcatttattctgcactcgtgggtgtgtcttgctgagtactgtggttgtaatcattcttgctcaatctttccccccttcagtaagagaagctttggagaagaagtcttaggtggagtcctggcttataccccagttgagcgcctctgaagatggagccgtaggcccgctagtccgttgctgtttatttttgattgtcaggcttgaagtgcctttgtaataatgtaaatattatcgatataataaagatgtgccttttgtatcatgtttgtttggtgtaccccggcttttcctgggacggggattaatacactagcatTTGGGAAAAGGTAatttttctcggtcgcgacaagctggtatcagagccatctcgaCTGTAGGATAAGCCAAGTGGATAAAACCTAAGGACATATTTTATAAATGAAACTATTTGCGAAAgttcctttttcctcctttccCTAATGCTATTTGCAAAATGtttattctcttttcttcctccttCAGATTTTCAACTAGTACTAGATGGTTAGTTTTGCGAAGAAGAAGATGTCGTCAATTGTTTGCCGAAGCTCCGGAAGACTGCAGGATCCGCTAGCGAAGTGGAGGAAGCAGTGAAGCCAGCTGTGAAGCCGAAGTGAAGATCTTGGAGAACTCGTCGCAGAACCTAAGCCACCCTCTAGGGTAGAGTCGTTAGTCGTGTGTTTCCTTGCTTGTGTGTGTAGCGCGTGGTTTGCATCAGTGGGGTGTGATGTAACCATGCTAGGTTGTTTGCTTAATCAACTTGTAGAATAAGCCTAACATATATCATAACAGCAAAAGACCTAGATCTGTTAAGGTCCTATCCTTAGTTTCTGATCTATCTCTCCCCTTTgttttccctctctccctctccaaacCCTGCAACAAATGGCTGACAATGAGAAAGGCAATAAGGTCAGAAGTCAGGACATGGGTACCTCAAGCTCCCGAGTGAATGAACCACTAGACACCAGTTGTGTGACACTGGTCCAACACCTGATTAACCAGAACCGATTGCTTATAGAGCTACTACAGCAGCATCAGACGCCAATTCTGAACTCGAGTCAGATGCAACCTCAAGTGCAGTTGGAGGCAGTCCAAGTACTCACACCACAAGTCAGCGCACCACCAACATCCCAAAAGGCCCCTCATGCCATGTCACATGTGGACTCAAAAGAAGCAAGAATCATTTGTTTTATCTGTGATGAACAAGGGCACTATGCAAGGAACTGTCCTCAGCGGAAAAGAAAAGCACCAATGCGAACCGAAGATGAAGTCCGTAAGATGATCATTACCAGCACGGAATGGCCTCCACCAGGAATGACAAAACATCAGAGAAGAAATTCCTTGCGAGGTGCACCACAGTTGATAGAGCATCTTTTAGCTAATGGAGGTAGAGTGTCTGATAGTGAAGATTCAGATCAAGTCTCCTCAGATGATGAAGATGAGAAGTCTCCCCAAGGTTTCAACCAGAATAAAATGGAACATAAGGCATGCTCTCGTTGTGGAGAAATCGGTCATGTTGCCAGCTCGTGTGCCACTACCTGCTTTCATTGTGAGGAAGACCATCCACCCGGCGAGTGCCCCATGAGCAGGATCACTTGTTTCTTGTGTGAAGGAACTGATCATGTACCAAAAGATTGTCAACTCAGTTTTCTGCTGACGAAGAAGATGGCCAACCAACACGCCCGTTCTAATGGAGAGAAGCATCAAGGCAACACAAATCCTCGCCAAGATTACAGTTTCAGCCTAACTCCAGTGCCATGACAGAGGAATcaaaatgagaaaagaaaatgtcGAGTCCGGAAAGATAACTGTTGCTTCAATTGTCAAGAAATGGGTCATTTCGCTGACAAGTGCCCAAAACCGAGAAACATAGCTGCCAGCACGTCAGTCCACGCAACTCCCCACAATCAGAAGCTTGCTCCTCAGCGAATTGTCATCCATGCATCCCGAAGCAGTCCTATAGCCCGCGTTGcaacagctccaactccaatgAGTGCACTACCACAAGGCGTCAGTGCTCAATTTTAGCCCCAGCCACCAGTTAACAAGACAGAGGCCAGTATCTGTGTTGTACCTTTGGATGTTCCAGTACAGCAATAGAGAAATCAAGTACTTGATGAAGAACCTGAGCGTAAGAAAGTTGTTGTTTGTTACAACTGCAGTGAAGAAGGACATTACTCCAGAAATTGTCCACGACCAAAGCGTAGCCCGCGCCATCATTCCAGACATTATGCACGAAGAAGATAGGACCACAATATCAGGGTCACTGGAGCAAATGCAGAACCTGTCAAGCCTAGTGCTAGTCAGAAGCAACCATAATACTCTTGTATCAGTGTTGAAGTACTTTTGTTTTATAGTTGTCCCCTATCAACCATGTAATAAGAGAGAAACATGAGATAATGAATGAGTTTGACAAGTTTATGAAGGATCCATGTTAAGATTGCAAGTGCTGTGGGTTGTGTACGTTTCGTTGTTGATTAAGGAGACCTAGGGTCTCATTTCCGTAAGCTCATAATCCTTTATGAATCAAAGAACCTAGTGGTTGATGGAAAAGAAAACCTAGTGATCAACCAAAGAGACATTTGTTTGGACTAAGAGTTTCAGATGTGTCTTCTTCGGATCAAAGGCAACAATCGTCAGTCTAGCTTTTGACGAACTACTTCAAGGTTTCTCTGAAAGACAGCAcgcccaaggacctcattgcCCCAGAAGCATCCTCAACACCCGGAGTGAAGAGTACTTGGTTGGGAAAGGTCGAAAGGTGATTGATGGAAGAGATTGGAAAAGATGTTTGGTTGCTGGGAAAAGAAGTAGGTTGAAAGGTGATTGATAAAGGATAACGAGGAACATGATTTGTGTCACTCGAAGAAGACTCTCGATAGCAATCAACCCTACAACAGTTGCCCTGTCATTAAAGTAGGAGAATTCACAAGTAAGCGAGATGACCACAGGTAGAAGTACTTCTATGGGGACAAGGATGGAAACTTTTGTGACATGACCAAGAAGTCAAGAAGTAAAACCTGAACAGTTGGAATCCAAAACTTAGTTCAACCATGGGCTCTGTATCAGATGCTACCAGAATAAAAGCAATTGCACTAGTATCGTTCTATGCACTTTCCTAGCAATCGATCCATCGGGAAAGAACACATCAAGGCTGAAGGTGTAAAGGAATACGTTGAATGCTAAATGATGACAACATGAAGAGAATAGTGGGATAGTAAACCGAATGTAAAGAAAGTGAATCCGAGTGTCTTTTCTTGGGAGCTCTTCCCAGTTGCAAGTCAAGGTTATCTTTGAAGATAGTCAATAGCGGTCAAACAGAAAGCATAGCAATGTTCAGATCTAACAAGGAAGCTTCAGATTTTGAAGGATAACGATCAGATAATAACAAGTCCAGCAGTAAAGTCATCTGGAAAGACGTCAAAGCATGTCAAGTGGGATAAGTTGGTTCTATTGAGAAACATAATTCAAAGGCAAAGTTACCGACCCTTGCATCGAATAGCAGAAGTAGCTAGCACCCGGAGACCAGGAAAGCTAATATGAGGCAGTTGGTGGCAAGTTAGAAGTAAATGACAAGCATGATATTCTCACGATGGCAAGCATGGTATCCTAGTAATGACAAACTGGCGCATAACGTGAAGTGGGTAACTTGTATGAGGTTGACGCCAAAGATATGAATTATGAGAAGTTCTGGAACTGAAGTCCCATCTTCAGGTGCCGCAACCCAGTCGAAGTCAGCTAGAGGTGCAACCAGGGAAAAGTCAGGTGAAGAGAAGATTCCATCTGCAACAGGAGATCGAGCCAAGCAGTCCAGAGTGGAGAAGTTTTGCTAGGCAAGTTTGCTGTAGAAGACGCAACAGAAGAAGTCAGACAAGAAGAGAAGACCACTCAACCTATCTTCTTGCTAGCCTCCTAGAATCTCGGGGACGAGATTCCTGTAAGGGGGGTGGatttgtcacgtcctgataaattcatcccgaaataaaaatcattccctaaaaggaataatagaattaattaaaattcgaaaagaaattggcaaacattaaaGTGCGTACAAGAAAatttcgaatgtggcccggagaatttttgttaaattctccatggtctAAAaagagccctcaaattttacttaaattttcagagcaccggaaatatttattaagcaacaacaactatGATCAaagtttacttaaaaaaaaaaacctaaaattaatccccctcctccctttgggccaagtctagCCCAAAGTCCTCCCTCCCTCTACCTCGGCCTGCGGCCAAAGCCTCCATCTCTtttttcttccctctctctctctcttgggccacccctccctccttcccctcggccAGCTCcgttcccctccccctctcggcccactccctcctcctcactctctcccccgggccacctctccctcctctcctcctgggccggCCGCTCGGCCCAAGCCGCGCCCCCCTGCCCGAGCCGCTCCCCTCCCGCGTGCGCACGCGCGTTGCACGCGTGCTGACCCCGCgcccgcgtggggcccacgcaccggtcgtcgtctccttcctccagccgcccgGCCTCCTCACTCTCTCCCGTGAACCCTAGCTCGTTCTCTCCTCCAAATCCGCCTCATTCAAACCGGGGATTCCAAAATTAAATAGGGGGAAATAATACCCATtgattcctctctctttccctcatATTTTCCCCTTGATTCGTGCCCCCAATCACCGGGAACGGACGCGTCTTcccggccaccttccatggccgccggccgactTTTCCGCGCCGTTCCCACCTCTCCCGTGCCCGGCTCCCTTCCCcatcctataaaatggaacccccttgCTCCGTTCTCTCGTTTTAGCCCCTTCCCGAGCTCCCCCATGGCcgcaccacctctccccgccgtcctcctctctctcccgtgccgccggccatctccagCCGCCCCTACCGCCTCGCCCGCATGCCGGTcggccgcgccgtctcctccctcggcgtcgcagctgcctcccctccaccggcgTCGCCTCCGTTTCGCGCGGAGACCTCCGGAGGTGCGTCCCCGCCGGCCACAGTGGTGTTGCCGCCACTGctccgcctccagccgcctgtgCCGCCACGCCTGAGCGTCGGTCGGCCGTGCCATCGCGTCCCTCCGCTACGCGACGCCGCCCTCATCCCCggcatcacctcctcctcgctcaAAGCTCGCTGGAACGGTGCCCTCGCCGGTGTCCAGTACCTCCCCTCATCCGGCCGGCTCCTGTTCGTCGCCAGTACGCCGATCAACGTTGCCGTCTTCCCTGacatcgcagcggcaaggtcgtcCTCGGCATCGCCTTCCCTCCACCCGAACACCGCCGGtgtccgtcgtcgtcttcaccgTTCGTCCTCGCCGATCGACGTCCCATCGTTCGCCCGGCTCATCGtctcgctgcgccgccaccgtcgtcggcatcgcagcggcgtgttccacgccgccgccgccctcgcctctgtgtagctgctgccggctgcccttGTCGCCTCCTCGCTggccccggtcgtcgtcgtcgttgtcctcTTGTCGTTCCCGGTCgcgaagtgcctttgtaataatgtaaatattatcgatataataaagatgtgccttttgtatcatgtttgtttggtctaccccggcttttcctgggacggggattaatacactagcgttcgggaaaaggtaatttttctcggtcgcgacaatattgttttcttctcatacttatagctgcatcagttgagtttggtcttatgagtcgtgattagaatctcaatctctagcctgtctttggttgccgattagggtagtatcggagtttcagccgatcttacctgatttagctttacattttatatgcttgattgacatgttaaatctgccctttatgttaagatcttgttgcgttaaaagtatattaggctttctgtttgatatattctacttgcattaatatcttaataaagagtggtatcggagtattagccgatacatgctagatctatctgatcggctatgctatgaacatacaTAAtcttgttattaatatatatttcgattaagtgatttatactgtctcggcatagcgaccgatctatcccaatcacttgatttaagtatatatcgacataaagattatatactgttaatatctacagccgatcgagtagatttagttctttcttatttattcatggcTGCCGATCGatgtatatatgacatcggcccaaagataaatgatatgtcatcggcacctagctgatcagctatcgtttatggatttaaccgtggtttctttctctttgtttcttgttgattgcaggatcaaatcaactggcacgctcacacacccaaaggcaagttttggacctgcactggagttaagcagatctccctggcctcgtgtttttacatcaacaacaAGGTAAACATCTCAGAACTAGTAAATTCTATTGGTGAATCTCCACCCAAAGTTGGCAAAGAAGATGCAAGTTTATAGGACACGCCTCTCTTATTAGCTTGATATGATCATGCCTTTATAATTGAGATCATTCCCGGAGCCAATACGTTACCCTGAAAAGAAcctgcaaatatataagattttGAAGGTGATCTATCAAAATCCATTTCATTTCTATTAAGccatagagcccaacatatagcgGAAGCTTTAACAAAAATAAGATCCTTGATATTTTTATTAACTCCCACGATCCAATTACCAAacatatgtgatatattatgTGGAGGGTACAATTCAAAGGAGAATTGTATAGAtaaactagtttttttttaaattatgttTATGCATACAAAGCATTCTACAGATTTCATCCATACGCATACATCACTCAGGCTGGACAAAGCAGCTAGCAGATGATCAGATAGTATAGGATTAAATTATCACCGTTCTCGAAAGTGCTTCTTGGTAAATTAGAAAGGGTGGTTCTGAGCTTCAAATCCTTCGCGGCTTCGCAGGAGCTGTGGACGCTCCAATTCAGATTGCTCCTCTGGCGTCATATCACCAAATATATTGAGTCCCCAGGTATTAGACTTGCCAGACTTGTTGAACTCAATGATTTTGTGCGCTCTGTCCTTGAAATACACGAAGCGCCGAACCATGTCATCACGATCGCGCTCTATGTCATGGAAGCTGCACCACCGCTGGTACAACGCCCAAACGGCTTCCTCCGACTCAAGGTCCTTCTCGTCGTAAGCGAAGCAGGTGGCTGGATCATCTATTGGTAAAATAACAAGGCGTTAATTAAGTTCGGAGCAGTTGGCTGTTTCGTCTATCGGTAAGTAACAAGGGGTAACTAACAAGGCGTTAATTAAGTTTCGGTTGGATGATAATACCATGTACTCTTTGACTCCTTCCATCCGAAAATACAGGGAATTCTGTTTGTCACAAGTCAAACTAAGTTTGACTGAATTTATAGAAAAGAATAACAATAGATTCAGTATGAAATACTAAGTAATAGTGTATGTGCAACGCACATTAGGAAATaaaatcaaaccaaatatgTTGGACGTATGTTGCAGcctaatttgttttttagtaTTTAGTATAGTACTTACTTGGACTTAATGTAAAAGGCAAAGTGAAAATAATAATTGACATAAATTTATATCACACAATTAAAACCACTAACCACCACAATTAAAACCACTAACcaccatcaacaacaacaacaaatacTAATACTGCTGTTAGGAACGTCCCAACATGGAAAAGGAACACAACAGTAATGACCAAAGATGATTTGcggggaaaaaaacaaatatttacatATGATTTTAACTACACACGGATCCATTCCCTCAATGAATGTTTGGAAAATGAAAAGGAACCAGTTAAGAATGAGTGTATTCTCGTGTACCGTTGTACCGGTTGGATCAGTGTATAATTTGAGATAACAAGATCACATATTTACATTGAAGGAAAAAGATTGCACTGAGCTTAGGTTTACATAGAAGATTACATACTACTCAGATCCTGCCATGGCCTGCATCATACTACCTGGACACATATGTGATGAGATTCGTAGCAAGCATTGAActtttttaagacggaggggtAGTTATTATTATCACGTCAATAAACAATCACAATCCAGTATAGGGTCAACAAGACAACAAGAGTGTGAACCTTACTTTGTAGTAAGTAAACTTTTTATGGTACAACTCTGAACAAACATaattgtacatatatttttttgaaaaagtacgaattaccccctaaactatcacggtcaaccgaattaccccctgaatttgaaaaccagacattattcaccctaaacttttaataccggacgaattacccccctcaacccaatccagaccggttttgtcctacgtggcgtacgcgtggcaatccaggcatcattttatttattaaaaaaatgtgggacccacctatcatactcctcttcccctcttcctctctctcttctctctcatggAGCAGCGCGCAGGGGCGGGGAGGTGGGCATCGGCGCGGGGACGGGCGGTGGGCAGCGGCGGTCGGCGCGGATGGCAGCGCTCATGGCGGCACGCACAACGCGGCGGCACGCCCGGCGCGGCGAACGACGCTCTGTGGAAAGGGCAGTCGGCACGAAtggcggtggccgtggcgggGCATGGCGGAGACGCGGACGGTGGCTGGAGGCAGGCGGCAGCCACCTCCGTCTTTGCCTTtgatctccctcccctcccacccctCCCCCCAATGGCGGATCTCGGTGGCGGCCGTGGCGCATGATGCAGGGCGTGGCGGAGACACAGATGGTGGCTAgaggcagcggcgaggtggGCCCGTGGCGGAGAGGCAGGTGGCGGATCTCGGTGAAGTACGCCTCTGCGGTGAGCATCGTCAGCCCCGTCCTCAATCATTTACTCCATGGCGGGGCTCCCGGAGCATGGCGACGGCCACATGAGGTACCTGGTCGACATGTTCGAGAGGCTCCTCTCGCTCTTCGAGTAGTGATTTTGTAACGCTAGATCGCCATCGATGAGTTCATGAATGTTGCAACGATTTATCTTCAATCCTGCAGGTGGCCGAGCGGAACAGCTTCCTGGAGAAACTGAACATGGAGAGGGAGAGACAGCAAAAGGCACACTTATTCTTCTGAAAATTCAGAGAATCACACATCGAAAACTCTGAATTCAGATGCAAATGTGAAATCGTGTTTCTCAAAAATGATTTTGATGTAAGAATTTGAGTTATGAAATGTGTGTGCAGCCGGCGACATCCCAGCAGCGACCAGAACACGATGGGGAACGTCACGACCGGCGCCACGGACGCGCGTTGCGACGCCGGGCACACGCCGAGCGTCGACGAGCTTTATCCGACGAGGCTCTGCAGCCCGATGATCGCCAAGAAGAGCCCGATCCTGGCTGACGACGATATCCGAATGGGCTTGGGGATGAA is part of the Oryza glaberrima chromosome 12, OglaRS2, whole genome shotgun sequence genome and harbors:
- the LOC127756256 gene encoding uncharacterized protein LOC127756256, producing the protein MAAAARHVASYMGRFAPRCGYAGNTTCTAAAWTRPQLPHAPSGPLVILRRGIAMIPGDHSPGPADISPDCFDPEAPDDPATCFAYDEKDLESEEAVWALYQRWCSFHDIERDRDDMVRRFVYFKDRAHKIIEFNKSGKSNTWGLNIFGDMTPEEQSELERPQLLRSREGFEAQNHPF